The genome window ATTGATTACAGGACATCTTGTTCTGCATCTTCCGCGGCATCACCAAACTTTTGGACAAGGGCGGGGTTTTCAGGCGATACTGCGATACGTCGATCTCTCAGGGGCTCTGCTGCTCATTCTTGGCCTTTCAAGCCAGCTTATTGGCCTGAGTCTGGGTGGAAATGAGCTTCCATGGTCGAGCATTTGGGTCATCCTCTCACTCATGGCCAGCTTGTTCCTCTTGGGCTTGTTCATGCTCGTCGAAGAGAAGACCCCGGCAGTTCCTTTGATTCCGTCAAGAATGCTCCGTGGGGTCATGCCTGTATCCACTCAGATTGCCAATGTCTGCGTTGGAATGGCCGCGTATGCAGTGAGCGGACCTCCTATCGGCTATATCTAGGCTACAGCTTACCAGAGGCAGTTTCTCTTCACCCTCCCGCTCTTATTTCAAGTGGTCCTGCTAGACACGCCTACCAAAGCTGGGGCAAGACTCGCTATACCGTCCTTGGCCGCTCCCATTGGCAGCCTGATCGCTGGGGTCGTCATGTCCCGCTGGGGCCGATTGGCGTACCTCGTGCGTGCAGGGTGTTTACTGATGTGCATTGGAAATCTGCTCGTGATGTCTATCAAATTCCACGATGCTGGGTGGAAATACCTCACCTACGTGATTCCAGCCAGTCTTGGCCAGGGGATCGTCTACCCCGGAATCTTGTTTACGTTTCTGGCTGCATTTGACCACACCGGTAAGCTTGGGTCTCTATCTTATCGGAACGTCCGGGCTCATGACTTCCATTAGATCATGCGGTATCTGCATCCACTGTCTACCTAATTCGGTCTCTCGGGACTGTCTGGGGCGTTGCCATCACCTCAGCCATTATTCAGAATACATTACGCTCAGGCCTTTCGAAGGCCTTGAGTGGAATACCAGACAAATGGAAAGTAACATCCCTCAAATGGAGCATCAGTGTGAGATGAAACATTGGCTGACCCTCGCCATTGACGTTGTGCTAGATTATCGAGCAGATTCGACACTCCGTTTCCGCCATACAGGACCTGCCCCCTGACATTCAGATGGCTGCGCGTCTTGTTTACTACAGAGGTATCAGGTTGTCCTTtgctgcggctgctggcTTCGCATTTCTTGCGACCATTGCCGCGTTGTTTTCCAGAGGTAAGGGGTTGCACCGGGGCAGCTCCGCATGAGCCTTCAGCGTCCTCCCAGGTAGAATCAGTAATGCTCTATCTCAAATCATTGTATCCTACAGACAATGCACGAGGAAAGGTAGGTTCTGGTCCTGCAGTACGCCGTCGACGAGTTGAAGCTTCGTTGGATTGGGGAGGCAAGTGGAGGGCAAGGTGGCAAGGTGGAAGATCCATTCGGGTGTGAAGAGAAGATTTCTGCATCTGTAAGCCATGTATGAGGCTAGTTGCTGTAGATCGAGTGAAAGTCATTTTGCTCATCCCAAAGTGAGATTATGGCGAAAAAGGTTCGATTCCGCTGTGCGGAGCAATCCCGGAGGCGCGGTAACCCCGCATAGCATGAAGCAGACGACCGCATTGGTTCCGAGATGAGGCCTCAATTGAAGTTCCACTGGAAGGAGGAGTCTTAAAGGTCTATACTCAGAATATCTCGAGGCGATGGATTGGTTTATGTCCGCTGTCCACATGGTAGCCACTACCAAGATAGGGATGGGTCCTGTGGCAGAAACGAATGCTATGGTTTTATATACATCCCAAGTATCCACACAGCTGAGCAACCAACACATCGATTGATTCAAGATCGAGAGCATGCACCCGCTCCCCACAGTTTATCAAACAGCGTCCACCCCTCCACATTAGCTAGCGCTCTTCATTGGGATGGAAACTCGGAACCAAACCGTAAACCTGACGCTAAATCTGGGCGACCATAGCCACGGCTGACTTGACCATCGATATCGACGCCATGGACCAGCCCTGATCTGCGGGGAAATTGGCTTTTGTGCAGCCTTCCGTGGCTGTTGAGCCAGTAATCGTCGTCCGAATTCGTGATCTATTACGCTCCCCCGCAACTCGGTCACAATGCTTTTGAAGGCGAGTGGCCGAATTCCGCTTTGTTCCGCCTAAGTTGACGTTCTTGCCTGAGTACCTGGAGTTTCTGCGCGGTACAGACACGGCTTGTTGGACATAGTGTTGGTAACAGGCTCGGAATCCGATAGCGCGTTCCGACATGATTCTGCTGGCTATCTGACCTAGCCAAGTGGAATTCAGCCATTGCATCATGAGATGTCAGTAAGAGTGGGATTATCCTTTTTACTGCAACCCATGCCAGTGGATGCCGCTATCCTGTCAGGCTATGAATCTCAAGGAGGCGGAGGTTTGAGGGGCTGTCGGGGGACGTATAACTCGTAGTCCATATAGAAGTAGCTGGTCTCCTCGCCAAAGGCTCACACCACGCTCCATATCGCATCTTCCAATTGACTATGGAGATAGAAAGCAAAAGGACAGCGTCGTGTTCCAAACCGCACGACAATGGACCCCTGGAAATCGAACTGGCCACCGGCCAGGTCATCATGGGCCTGCCGGACATGCCCATGAAGCGCAAGTTcagcatcctcagcatcaTCGCCGTGGGCTACAACATCTCCAACAGCTGGgtcgccatcgccgccagtTTTGCTATTGCCGTGCAGTCTGGAGGGGCGGTGTCGTTGCTCTACGGCATCGTCGCCGTCACTATTGCCATGCTGTGCACTGGCGTCACGCTGGCGGAGCTGGCCAGCGTCTATCCCACGGCAGGCGGACAGTACCATTTCACCTCTATTCTGGCATCCGAGCGATGGAGCCGCCATCTGTCGTACTTTAGTGGTCTCGCGGCCGTGTTCTCGTGGATTACACTCGCGGCGTCGATCGCAGTGGCTTCGACGCAGGCGCTGATGGCGGTGGTTATCCGCTGGCAGCCAGAGTATGTGCCTCAGGCGTGGCATTACTTCCTGGTGTATCAGCTCTTTAACATCGCCATGGTTGTCCACAACATCTTTCTCACCAACAGAACCCTCTGGGTGTATAATGTCGGCTGTAAGTTCCCCTCCCTTCTGACCTCGCCATTCGTCGACTAGACTTTTGCCATACTGACATTGCATCCAACAgttctcctctccctcggAACCttcctcaccatcaccgtcacCTGTCCCGCCCGCTCCCACACCACGGTCGACTCCTTCGCCATCTGGACGCAGTTCATCAACGGCTCCGGCGGCTGGCCCAACGGCATCTCCTTCCTGACCGGCCTCTCCACGCCGCAGTTCATGCTCTCCGGTCTCGACGCCACCCTCCACCTAGCAGAAGAGTGTCTCGAGCCGGAGCGTATCGTCCCCAAGGCCGTGCTGGTAACCGTTGTAGTCGGCTTTCTCACCGCGTTCCCTTTTTCCATTGCTATCATCTACAGCTACCGCGACGTGGAGTCGTCCCTGTCCTCGCCAACAGGGTGCGTCGCTTCCCTTTTCCTGCATAATTACAATTACAGCCACTTACTCCGTCTTAGATTCCCCATCTACTTCATCTGGGAAAAAGCCACCCGCTCCCCAACAGCGGCCACAGTTTTCATGGccgccctcgtcgtcatctCTTCCATCGCCCTCAACGCAGTCCACCAGACAGCATCCAGACTCACTTGGTCCTTTGCCCGGGACAAcgcccttttc of Aspergillus fumigatus Af293 chromosome 2, whole genome shotgun sequence contains these proteins:
- a CDS encoding MDR family MFS transporter — protein: MSSPACSVTGSATVLDQSDDVESTLSALYEERPLLDSTDETWAPPKGFLWVQIAIMSNVFLSGFDGTITASAYAVISSEFNAANTASWLTTSYLITSTAFQPLYGRFSDIFGRRVSFFTATITFIIGCLGCGIADDIVLLNMMRALTGIGGGGLMTMATIVNSDLIPFKRRGMYQALQNGMHGFGSICGASFGGSIVDTVGWRWCFLVQVPIGLFALITGHLVLHLPRHHQTFGQGRGFQAILRYVDLSGALLLILGLSSQLIGLSLGGNELPWSSIWVILSLMASLFLLGLFMLVEEKTPAVPLIPSRMLRGVMPVSTQIANVCVGMAAYAFLFTLPLLFQVVLLDTPTKAGARLAIPSLAAPIGSLIAGVVMSRWGRLAYLVRAGCLLMCIGNLLVMSIKFHDAGWKYLTYVIPASLGQGIVYPGILFTFLAAFDHTDHAVSASTVYLIRSLGTVWGVAITSAIIQNTLRSGLSKALSGIPDKWKVTSLKWSISIIEQIRHSVSAIQDLPPDIQMAARLVYYRGIRLSFAAAAGFAFLATIAALFSRGKGLHRGSSA
- a CDS encoding putative choline transport protein; translated protein: MEIESKRTASCSKPHDNGPLEIELATGQVIMGLPDMPMKRKFSILSIIAVGYNISNSWVAIAASFAIAVQSGGAVSLLYGIVAVTIAMLCTGVTLAELASVYPTAGGQYHFTSILASERWSRHLSYFSGLAAVFSWITLAASIAVASTQALMAVVIRWQPEYVPQAWHYFLVYQLFNIAMVVHNIFLTNRTLWVYNVGFLLSLGTFLTITVTCPARSHTTVDSFAIWTQFINGSGGWPNGISFLTGLSTPQFMLSGLDATLHLAEECLEPERIVPKAVLVTVVVGFLTAFPFSIAIIYSYRDVESSLSSPTGFPIYFIWEKATRSPTAATVFMAALVVISSIALNAVHQTASRLTWSFARDNALFFSRRLASVHPSLNVPVYALLLNGLLVLLVGIIYVCSTTAFNAFIGTTVIVAQISFAVPAALLIYRRRSHEYLPPSRPFKVMHVVGYVCNVMTVVWAVVITIFFTFPTTFPVTGGNMNYASVVLVALLLLGVANWFVYARRHYHGPRLEM